The following are from one region of the Thermococcus cleftensis genome:
- a CDS encoding OBG GTPase family GTP-binding protein, with protein MPTNVTAEYLAAEEEYRNAKTIPEKIRALEKMYATVPKHKGTEKLRLQIKRKLAELRKELEKQRQMKKGGGGPSMAVRKEGAAQIVLAGLPNVGKSSLMKALTNVDADVADYAFTTVEPIPGMMHHRDVQIQLVEVPGLVEGAALGKGMGPQLLSVIRNADAIAIVVDLSQDPVKQMETLLREFERAGIKLNKRRPRVEIKRTAMGGIVINGQENIKGDISEVMKMLREERIHSAEITVKEPVTLEEFADALDESLVWRRAIIIANKGDAPGSKENYEKLVEAYGDRFKIIPVSARKKINLDKLKDELYELAGIIRVFTKSPGEEPAYPPVPLKKGSTVMDLAERIHKDFAKNFRYARVWGKSVKFPGQRVGADHVLEDGDIVEIHAR; from the coding sequence ATGCCAACGAACGTGACAGCGGAATACCTGGCGGCGGAGGAGGAGTACAGAAACGCAAAGACTATCCCTGAGAAGATACGCGCCCTCGAAAAGATGTACGCCACCGTGCCAAAGCACAAGGGGACTGAGAAGCTCCGCCTCCAGATAAAACGCAAGCTGGCCGAGCTCAGGAAAGAGCTGGAGAAGCAGAGGCAGATGAAGAAGGGCGGCGGCGGGCCCTCGATGGCCGTCCGAAAGGAGGGCGCGGCACAGATAGTTCTCGCGGGCCTCCCCAACGTGGGCAAGAGCTCACTCATGAAGGCCCTAACCAACGTCGATGCCGACGTTGCCGACTACGCCTTCACGACCGTCGAGCCGATTCCGGGCATGATGCATCACAGAGACGTTCAGATACAGCTCGTCGAGGTTCCTGGCCTCGTTGAGGGAGCTGCCCTCGGAAAGGGCATGGGACCGCAGCTGCTGAGCGTTATCAGAAACGCCGACGCGATAGCGATAGTCGTTGACCTCTCCCAGGACCCGGTGAAGCAGATGGAGACCCTTCTCAGGGAGTTCGAGAGGGCGGGGATAAAGCTCAACAAGCGCCGCCCGAGGGTTGAGATAAAGAGAACCGCGATGGGTGGGATAGTCATCAATGGCCAGGAGAACATCAAGGGCGACATAAGCGAGGTCATGAAGATGCTCCGCGAGGAGAGAATCCACTCGGCAGAGATAACCGTCAAGGAGCCCGTAACGCTTGAGGAGTTCGCCGACGCGCTCGATGAAAGCCTCGTCTGGAGGAGGGCGATAATCATCGCCAACAAGGGCGACGCCCCGGGAAGCAAGGAGAACTATGAGAAGCTCGTTGAGGCCTACGGGGACCGCTTTAAGATAATCCCTGTCTCCGCGAGAAAGAAGATAAACCTCGACAAGCTGAAGGACGAGCTATACGAGCTGGCCGGTATAATCCGCGTCTTCACCAAGAGCCCCGGCGAGGAGCCGGCCTATCCACCGGTGCCGCTGAAGAAGGGCTCGACCGTTATGGACCTGGCCGAAAGGATCCACAAGGACTTCGCCAAGAACTTCCGCTACGCTCGCGTGTGGGGCAAGAGCGTCAAGTTCC
- a CDS encoding Lrp/AsnC family transcriptional regulator → MRTGLDETDRKILAILQKNSRTPLREISKEVGLAESTVYERIKKLKDRGIIRKFTVILDPESLGFKILAFILIKSKAGMYSHVANELKQYPQIVEIYETTGDYDMLVKIRTSGSDELNEFLDTIGEIDGVVATHTMVALKIHKETTELPL, encoded by the coding sequence ATGCGAACCGGTTTGGACGAGACTGATAGGAAGATACTCGCGATACTCCAGAAGAACAGCCGGACGCCCCTGAGGGAGATATCCAAGGAGGTGGGTCTGGCCGAATCTACGGTCTACGAGAGGATAAAGAAGCTCAAGGACAGGGGCATAATACGAAAGTTCACGGTTATCCTTGATCCGGAATCACTGGGCTTTAAGATACTGGCTTTTATACTCATCAAATCCAAGGCTGGAATGTACTCGCACGTGGCAAACGAGCTGAAGCAGTACCCCCAGATAGTTGAGATCTACGAGACCACAGGCGACTACGACATGCTGGTGAAGATAAGGACGTCGGGAAGCGACGAGCTCAACGAGTTCCTCGACACCATTGGTGAGATAGATGGCGTCGTCGCCACCCACACGATGGTGGCGCTTAAGATACACAAGGAGACAACCGAGCTACCTCTCTGA
- the pfpI gene encoding deglycase PfpI — protein sequence MKVLFLSADGFEDVELIYPLHRIKEEGHEVYIASFERGRITGKHGYSVEVQLSFDEVDPDEFDALVLPGGKAPEIVRLNEKAIEITRKMFEAGKPVASICHGPQILISAGVLRGRKGTSTITIRDDVRNAGAEWVNEEVVVDGNWVSSRHPGDLHAWMREFVKLLR from the coding sequence ATGAAGGTGCTGTTTCTGAGCGCCGACGGGTTCGAGGACGTTGAGCTTATCTATCCCCTCCACAGAATAAAGGAGGAGGGCCATGAGGTCTACATAGCCAGCTTCGAGCGCGGGAGGATAACTGGAAAGCACGGCTATTCCGTTGAAGTCCAGCTGAGCTTTGACGAGGTCGATCCCGATGAGTTCGACGCCCTCGTTCTCCCTGGTGGAAAGGCTCCAGAAATAGTCAGGCTCAACGAGAAGGCCATCGAGATAACCAGGAAGATGTTCGAGGCCGGAAAGCCAGTAGCTAGCATCTGCCACGGGCCGCAAATACTCATCTCAGCCGGCGTGCTGAGGGGGAGGAAGGGAACGAGCACGATAACCATTAGAGACGACGTTAGGAACGCCGGCGCCGAGTGGGTGAACGAGGAAGTCGTCGTCGATGGCAACTGGGTCAGCTCAAGGCACCCCGGCGACCTGCACGCCTGGATGAGGGAGTTTGTGAAGCTCCTCAGGTGA
- a CDS encoding PspC domain-containing protein: protein MAGKLVRSKRSRILLGVLGGIAEHLELDPTLVRLLFVVLLVFNPVAMTLLYFIAALVIPEEGEEGEKPLSDRVNELVDETGKKLEEVFSGDDNSKAIAIILIVLGAVLLAGPFMPVLLPALDIRTLMAVTFLVIGLVLLLRGD, encoded by the coding sequence ATGGCGGGAAAACTCGTGAGGTCAAAACGCAGCAGGATTCTCCTCGGCGTCCTCGGGGGCATAGCCGAGCACCTCGAGCTGGACCCGACCCTCGTCAGGCTGCTCTTTGTCGTGCTCCTCGTCTTCAACCCGGTTGCGATGACGCTCCTCTACTTTATAGCGGCCCTGGTGATTCCTGAGGAGGGGGAAGAGGGAGAGAAGCCCCTCTCCGACAGGGTAAATGAGCTGGTCGATGAGACCGGGAAGAAACTGGAGGAGGTCTTTTCAGGTGATGATAACTCGAAGGCGATAGCGATTATCCTCATAGTCCTCGGCGCGGTGCTTTTAGCTGGGCCTTTTATGCCCGTCCTCCTTCCGGCCCTTGACATCAGGACGCTCATGGCCGTTACCTTCCTTGTGATAGGCCTCGTCCTGCTCCTGAGGGGTGATTGA
- a CDS encoding triphosphoribosyl-dephospho-CoA synthase — MDRWKIVRAFTLGPLLEAVVPKPGNVNRFEDFEDLTLYHFLFADTAVAGIYYEAVKRAELMKRGTLGLNEAGIGELIKRAVQVSREAQDANPNFGVIVLSVPLVMGLALGRNMLDAREKARLLIDESTVRDTMELYRAIRIANPKGIPSGVKYDVYSDESFRELFRDGINLSRLAEMSCGRELVFCEWLNGYELSYATFEWLYELVKKLPLEEAVVRAFIELLAGNIDTLIVRKAGIEEARLVQENAGKVLEGKMGIEEFDAFMREKGDLRNPGSLADIMAVSLSLLVLRGLRVEMRNGKVWGVIGRP, encoded by the coding sequence ATGGACCGGTGGAAGATCGTCAGGGCCTTCACCCTCGGGCCCCTGCTCGAGGCTGTCGTTCCCAAACCCGGCAACGTGAACCGCTTTGAGGATTTCGAGGATCTGACCCTCTACCACTTCCTCTTCGCCGACACGGCCGTCGCGGGAATCTACTATGAGGCCGTCAAGAGGGCCGAGCTGATGAAACGGGGAACGCTCGGACTTAACGAGGCTGGCATAGGCGAGCTGATAAAGCGCGCCGTTCAGGTCTCCCGCGAGGCCCAGGACGCCAACCCAAACTTCGGGGTAATCGTTCTCTCCGTTCCGCTCGTCATGGGCCTTGCCCTCGGGAGGAACATGCTCGACGCCAGGGAGAAGGCCAGGCTCCTCATCGACGAATCAACGGTTCGGGACACGATGGAGCTTTACAGGGCGATAAGGATAGCGAACCCCAAGGGAATCCCCAGCGGTGTGAAGTACGACGTTTACAGCGATGAGTCCTTCAGGGAACTCTTCAGGGACGGAATCAACCTCTCCCGGCTCGCGGAGATGAGCTGTGGGCGGGAGCTTGTGTTCTGCGAGTGGCTGAACGGCTACGAACTCAGCTATGCCACCTTTGAATGGCTGTATGAGCTGGTAAAAAAGCTCCCCTTGGAGGAGGCGGTCGTGAGGGCCTTCATCGAACTTTTGGCCGGGAACATCGACACGCTGATAGTCAGGAAGGCCGGCATCGAAGAGGCGAGGCTCGTTCAGGAGAACGCCGGGAAAGTCCTTGAGGGAAAGATGGGCATCGAAGAGTTCGATGCGTTCATGCGGGAGAAGGGAGACCTGAGGAACCCCGGCAGTTTGGCCGATATAATGGCCGTCTCGCTCAGCCTTCTCGTCCTGAGGGGGCTGAGGGTGGAAATGAGAAACGGGAAGGTCTGGGGAGTTATAGGACGACCCTAA
- a CDS encoding family 4A encapsulin nanocompartment shell protein, which translates to MRGDLIRVLSSVEEKANELKLDGYEPDVVLLGREAYEFIREQINEEFGDEEEVFELSGLKIRMLDELGGDAVVIDSKALGLGPGGAKRFRVVL; encoded by the coding sequence ATGCGCGGAGACCTGATTCGTGTTCTCAGCTCAGTTGAGGAGAAGGCCAACGAGCTGAAGCTCGACGGCTACGAGCCGGACGTTGTCCTCCTGGGAAGGGAAGCCTACGAGTTCATAAGGGAGCAGATAAACGAGGAGTTCGGCGACGAGGAGGAGGTTTTCGAGCTCTCGGGCCTTAAGATACGCATGCTCGACGAGCTCGGAGGGGATGCAGTTGTCATCGACAGCAAGGCACTCGGCCTCGGTCCCGGCGGGGCGAAGAGGTTTAGGGTCGTCCTATAA
- the snatA gene encoding neutral amino acid NAAT transporter SnatA has translation MLEYLKYFVILYGGLFAITNPVGAVPVFLSVTHDLSWSQRREIATKTALTVVATLVIFALIGEWIFKFFGSSIDAFAIAGGILLFKMAMDMLSGRLSTVKISKEETEEFSEEVVTLEEVAIIPLAIPLISGPGAITTVMLYMAKSTSVPEKATVIASILAIGLTVWLILCSSNRIQRKLGRVGIKVMTRMMGLILTSMAVQMIINGIKGAFGL, from the coding sequence TTGCTCGAGTACCTGAAGTACTTCGTCATACTCTACGGAGGCCTCTTCGCGATAACCAACCCTGTCGGAGCCGTTCCGGTCTTCCTGAGCGTCACTCACGACCTCTCCTGGAGCCAGAGGAGGGAGATAGCGACCAAAACGGCTCTAACGGTCGTTGCAACCCTCGTCATCTTCGCCCTCATAGGGGAGTGGATATTCAAGTTCTTCGGATCCAGCATAGATGCCTTCGCGATAGCGGGTGGAATACTCCTCTTCAAGATGGCTATGGACATGCTCTCTGGCAGGCTCTCGACGGTCAAGATAAGCAAAGAGGAGACTGAGGAGTTCAGCGAGGAAGTGGTCACGCTGGAGGAGGTTGCCATAATACCCCTGGCGATACCCCTAATCTCGGGACCCGGTGCGATAACCACGGTCATGCTCTACATGGCAAAGAGCACTTCCGTTCCGGAGAAGGCGACGGTGATAGCGAGCATTCTCGCGATAGGCCTGACCGTCTGGCTGATCCTCTGCTCCTCCAACAGGATACAGAGGAAGCTTGGCAGGGTAGGAATAAAGGTTATGACGAGAATGATGGGTCTCATACTAACGTCTATGGCGGTTCAGATGATAATCAACGGCATCAAGGGGGCGTTCGGGCTTTAG
- a CDS encoding OsmC family protein has protein sequence MSEPVKGKVEWFKDYQFIGRIESDKCSVILGEGGISPMKLLLLSVAGCTAYDVVMILQKMREPIEGLEVEISGERKEEHPKIYRKVHLHYRIHGNVREEKAKRAIELSQDKYCSASAHMKLSGAELTYSFEIIRGG, from the coding sequence GTGAGTGAACCGGTTAAGGGAAAGGTTGAATGGTTCAAGGATTACCAGTTCATCGGCAGGATAGAGAGCGACAAGTGCTCCGTCATTCTCGGGGAGGGAGGAATAAGCCCCATGAAGCTCCTCCTCCTGAGCGTCGCGGGCTGTACGGCCTACGACGTGGTCATGATACTCCAGAAGATGCGCGAGCCGATTGAAGGTCTGGAGGTCGAGATTTCGGGCGAGAGGAAGGAGGAGCACCCGAAGATATACAGGAAAGTCCACCTCCACTACAGAATCCACGGAAACGTGAGGGAGGAGAAGGCCAAGAGGGCGATAGAGCTGAGCCAGGACAAGTACTGCTCCGCCTCTGCCCATATGAAGCTCAGCGGGGCCGAGCTTACGTACTCCTTTGAGATTATCCGCGGAGGATAG
- a CDS encoding SPL family radical SAM protein codes for MYIRPFDPWKAKLCTCPFKYTLNVYTGCDHACVYCYITSYIPNAFRVRTKEGLLPRLERELRKFDKRYIIALSYSSDPYPTIERELGITRKVLELFKRHNVRCLLLTKSDIFERDLDLLSELRCAVGITVTTVDERKAKLLEPNAPSPKARIRVLKKAKKAGIPVYARIDPIIPFYTWEDFDKTLDALSFVSHITVSTLKLRPDSKKRMFAKFPELMEKLWPLYERGEKIGGYHYLPRELRLEILSDAEEKMASRGITFGSCREGYRSFPSCDGSHLVPL; via the coding sequence ATGTACATACGGCCCTTCGATCCCTGGAAGGCGAAGCTCTGCACGTGCCCCTTCAAGTACACCCTTAACGTCTACACCGGCTGCGACCACGCGTGCGTCTACTGCTACATAACCTCCTACATTCCCAACGCCTTCCGCGTGAGGACCAAGGAGGGCCTGCTCCCCAGGCTCGAGCGGGAGCTCAGGAAGTTCGATAAACGCTACATCATAGCACTCTCCTACTCATCGGACCCCTATCCAACCATTGAGCGCGAACTGGGTATAACGCGGAAGGTTCTGGAGCTGTTCAAACGCCATAATGTCCGCTGTCTGCTCCTCACGAAGTCAGATATCTTCGAGCGCGACCTGGATCTCCTGAGTGAACTTCGCTGCGCCGTCGGGATAACAGTCACGACCGTTGATGAGAGAAAGGCCAAGCTCCTCGAACCTAACGCGCCCTCCCCTAAGGCCAGGATAAGGGTCCTCAAGAAGGCCAAGAAAGCGGGGATTCCGGTTTACGCAAGGATAGACCCGATAATCCCATTCTACACCTGGGAAGACTTCGATAAAACTCTAGATGCTCTGAGCTTCGTGAGCCACATCACCGTTTCGACGCTCAAGCTCAGGCCCGACTCCAAGAAGAGAATGTTCGCTAAGTTTCCAGAGCTAATGGAAAAGCTCTGGCCCCTCTACGAGAGGGGTGAAAAAATCGGCGGCTATCACTACCTCCCCAGGGAGCTCCGCCTTGAAATCCTCAGCGATGCCGAGGAAAAGATGGCCTCTAGGGGGATCACGTTTGGCTCGTGTCGTGAAGGCTATCGCTCGTTTCCGAGCTGCGATGGCTCTCACCTTGTTCCTCTCTAA
- a CDS encoding gamma-glutamyl-gamma-aminobutyrate hydrolase family protein gives MKPLIGIIGQSDHPRNRLFLDRTHVENVAAAGGVPAVFNADSSPEEVLEHVDGILLIEGPDVHPHFYGEDPSSSIKYVDVERDELEIELVKRAVEKGIPVFGVCRGMQVINVALGGTLYQDINEIPKAIKHDWELKLIGPSQRVHGVRIKMNSRLYEILKDELNVEGTNEVHVRVNSFHHQAVKRVGEGIRPVAYAVDGLIEAIEGTGEYEGFILGVQWQPEYLPEMRRLYEAFVMAAANYRARKMELEEIEIEARVREKLEGDIREEQGESHRSSETSDSLHDTSQT, from the coding sequence ATGAAACCTTTAATCGGTATAATCGGCCAGAGCGACCACCCGCGGAACAGGCTCTTTCTCGACAGGACCCACGTTGAGAATGTCGCCGCGGCGGGAGGCGTTCCGGCAGTCTTCAACGCTGACTCATCGCCGGAGGAAGTCCTTGAGCACGTGGACGGGATACTGCTCATAGAGGGCCCCGACGTTCACCCACACTTCTACGGCGAGGATCCCTCGAGCTCCATCAAGTACGTGGACGTTGAGAGAGACGAGCTCGAGATAGAGCTGGTGAAAAGGGCTGTGGAAAAGGGGATTCCAGTTTTCGGGGTCTGCAGGGGAATGCAGGTCATAAACGTGGCCCTGGGAGGAACCCTCTATCAGGACATCAACGAGATACCCAAGGCGATAAAGCACGACTGGGAGCTCAAACTCATAGGGCCAAGCCAGCGCGTTCATGGGGTCAGGATAAAGATGAACTCAAGGCTCTACGAAATACTCAAGGACGAGCTGAACGTTGAGGGCACCAATGAGGTCCACGTGAGGGTAAACAGCTTCCACCATCAGGCCGTCAAGCGAGTGGGCGAGGGAATAAGACCGGTCGCATACGCGGTCGATGGGCTGATAGAGGCCATAGAGGGCACGGGGGAGTACGAAGGCTTCATTCTGGGCGTCCAGTGGCAGCCCGAGTACCTCCCGGAGATGCGGCGGCTCTACGAGGCCTTTGTCATGGCGGCGGCCAACTACAGGGCGAGGAAGATGGAGCTTGAAGAGATAGAAATCGAGGCCAGGGTGAGGGAGAAACTGGAAGGCGACATTAGAGAGGAACAAGGTGAGAGCCATCGCAGCTCGGAAACGAGCGATAGCCTTCACGACACGAGCCAAACGTGA
- a CDS encoding aminotransferase-like domain-containing protein has product MEEKLMRKLSSGSLDFESYFSDKAREMKASEIRELLKLVETSDVISLAGGLPAPETFPVEKIKEISQEVLTHHADKALQYGTTKGFTPLRLALADWMEKRYDIPTSKVEIMMVAGSQQALDLIGRTFINPGDLVVVEGPTYLAALNAFKYYDPEFISIPMDDNGMMVDLLEDKLKKLAAEGKKIKFVYTVSTFQNPMGVTMSLDRRKRLVELASEYDFLIVEDSPYAELRYSGEPIPPIKHFDDEGRVLYLGTFSKILAPGFRLGWVAAHPHFIRKMEIAKQAVDLCANTLAQAIAWKFVEEGHLDEHIPKIIEFYKPRRDAMLEALEEYMPEGVRWTRPEGGMFIWVTLPEGIDTKMMMEKAVAKGVAYVPGEAFFAHRDVKNTMRLNFTYVPEETIREGVKRLAEVIEEEIKALRG; this is encoded by the coding sequence GTGGAGGAAAAACTCATGAGGAAGCTAAGCTCAGGGTCACTGGACTTCGAGTCATACTTTTCAGACAAGGCGAGGGAGATGAAGGCCTCGGAGATCAGGGAGCTTCTCAAGCTCGTCGAAACGAGCGACGTCATAAGCCTCGCTGGCGGCCTTCCGGCGCCCGAAACCTTCCCGGTGGAGAAGATAAAGGAGATATCCCAGGAAGTCCTCACCCACCACGCCGACAAGGCCCTCCAGTACGGAACCACCAAGGGCTTCACTCCGCTCCGCCTCGCGCTGGCTGACTGGATGGAGAAGCGCTACGACATTCCCACGAGCAAGGTCGAGATAATGATGGTGGCCGGCAGCCAGCAGGCCCTCGACCTCATAGGGAGGACCTTCATCAATCCCGGCGACCTCGTTGTCGTCGAGGGGCCGACGTACCTTGCCGCTTTAAACGCCTTCAAGTACTACGATCCCGAGTTCATAAGCATTCCAATGGACGACAACGGAATGATGGTCGACCTCCTCGAGGACAAGCTCAAGAAGCTCGCCGCTGAGGGGAAGAAGATCAAGTTCGTCTACACCGTCTCGACCTTCCAGAACCCGATGGGAGTCACCATGAGCCTCGACAGGAGGAAGAGGCTGGTGGAGCTGGCCAGTGAATACGACTTCCTGATTGTCGAGGACAGCCCCTACGCGGAGCTCCGCTACTCCGGTGAGCCGATACCGCCGATAAAGCACTTTGACGACGAGGGGCGCGTTCTCTACCTCGGGACCTTCTCGAAGATACTCGCACCGGGCTTCCGCCTCGGCTGGGTCGCCGCGCACCCGCACTTCATAAGGAAGATGGAGATAGCCAAGCAGGCCGTTGATCTGTGCGCCAACACACTCGCCCAGGCCATAGCCTGGAAGTTCGTGGAGGAGGGCCACCTCGACGAGCACATACCCAAGATAATCGAGTTCTACAAGCCGAGGCGCGATGCAATGCTCGAGGCCCTCGAGGAGTACATGCCCGAGGGTGTCAGGTGGACAAGGCCAGAGGGCGGAATGTTCATATGGGTCACACTTCCTGAGGGCATCGACACCAAGATGATGATGGAGAAGGCCGTCGCGAAGGGTGTCGCCTACGTGCCCGGTGAGGCATTCTTCGCCCACCGCGACGTCAAGAATACGATGAGGCTCAACTTCACCTACGTGCCAGAGGAGACCATCAGGGAGGGCGTTAAACGGCTCGCCGAGGTCATAGAAGAGGAGATAAAGGCCCTTAGAGGCTGA
- a CDS encoding ribose 1,5-bisphosphate isomerase codes for MAVVKEVLEIAEEIRDMRIRGAGKIARSAAYALQLQAEKSRATNVDEFWDEMKQAAKILYETRPTAVSLPNALRYVMHRGKVAYAGGADLEQLKFIVINAAKEFIHNSEKAVERIGEIGANRIEDGDVIMTHCHSKAAISVMKTAWEQGKDIKVIVTETRPKWQGKITAKELASYGIPVIYVVDSAARHYMKMTDKVVMGADSITVNGAVINKIGTALIALTAKEHRVWTMIAAETYKFHPETMLGQLVEIEMRDPTEVIPEEELKTWPKNIEVWNPAFDVTPPEYVDVIITERGIIPPSAAIDILKEEFGWALKYTEPWED; via the coding sequence ATGGCAGTGGTGAAGGAAGTGCTCGAGATAGCCGAGGAGATAAGGGACATGAGGATAAGGGGGGCCGGGAAAATAGCCCGCTCCGCGGCCTACGCGCTCCAGCTCCAGGCCGAGAAGAGCAGGGCGACGAACGTCGATGAGTTCTGGGACGAGATGAAGCAGGCGGCGAAGATACTCTACGAGACGAGGCCAACAGCGGTTTCCCTCCCAAACGCGCTCCGTTACGTTATGCACCGCGGCAAAGTTGCCTACGCCGGCGGTGCGGATTTGGAGCAGCTCAAGTTCATAGTCATAAACGCTGCCAAGGAGTTCATTCACAACTCGGAGAAGGCCGTTGAGAGGATTGGCGAGATAGGGGCAAACAGGATAGAGGACGGCGACGTCATAATGACCCACTGCCACAGTAAAGCAGCCATAAGCGTCATGAAGACCGCCTGGGAGCAGGGCAAGGACATCAAGGTCATCGTCACGGAGACGAGGCCCAAGTGGCAGGGCAAGATAACCGCGAAGGAGCTGGCCAGCTACGGCATTCCGGTCATCTACGTCGTGGACAGCGCGGCGAGGCACTACATGAAGATGACCGACAAGGTGGTGATGGGAGCGGACAGCATAACCGTGAACGGCGCGGTGATAAACAAGATTGGAACGGCTTTAATAGCGCTCACCGCCAAGGAGCACAGGGTCTGGACCATGATTGCCGCCGAGACCTACAAGTTCCACCCCGAGACCATGCTCGGCCAGCTGGTGGAGATAGAGATGCGCGACCCGACCGAGGTCATTCCCGAGGAGGAGCTCAAGACCTGGCCGAAGAACATCGAGGTCTGGAACCCGGCCTTCGACGTTACCCCGCCTGAATATGTGGACGTCATCATAACCGAGCGCGGCATAATCCCGCCCAGTGCGGCGATAGATATCCTCAAGGAGGAGTTCGGCTGGGCCCTCAAGTACACCGAGCCCTGGGAGGATTGA
- a CDS encoding hypothetical protein (functions along with aFIB and aL7a; guides 2'-O-methylation of ribose to specific sites in RNAs): MKAYIAENVRGVYAFDESGNLIDQRVFSGRPEASLDKLLKGEPSDELLAFLDELSGEGYDEFVVEDSELSRKLKELGYNATAEFPNVAGEKLRSSPGEFLGENWFDEYFNVGVALTRLRIQEQSGARDKMIIQAIEALDDIDKVINLLVSRLREWYGLHFPELDEILPKHEQYVAFVKEVGPRENATEERLKKLGLPEGKIGKILNAAEKSMGAPLGKFDADIIVKLASEIDDLYKLRRQIEDYLETAMDEVAPNLKALVGAKLAARLLSLAGGLRELAMMPASTIQVLGAEKALFRHLRTGAKPPKHGVIFQYPAINRSPWWQRGKIARALAGKLAIAARVDYFSGEYIAEELKQELEGRIQEIKQKYPNPPKRKAKPAKRKKEKAKGKKKGKGEKGRKFEKKEKMKGKKDKKKKKKGKGGKR; this comes from the coding sequence ATGAAAGCTTACATAGCGGAGAACGTCAGGGGCGTCTATGCCTTTGACGAGAGCGGTAATCTCATCGACCAGAGGGTCTTCTCCGGAAGGCCGGAGGCGAGCCTCGACAAGCTCCTCAAGGGCGAGCCGAGCGATGAGCTTTTGGCCTTCCTCGACGAGCTGAGCGGGGAGGGCTACGACGAGTTCGTGGTTGAGGACTCGGAGCTTAGCAGGAAGCTCAAGGAGCTCGGCTACAACGCCACCGCCGAGTTCCCGAACGTGGCAGGAGAAAAGCTCCGCTCAAGCCCCGGGGAGTTCCTCGGCGAGAACTGGTTCGACGAGTACTTCAACGTCGGCGTCGCTCTCACCAGGCTCCGCATACAGGAGCAGAGCGGCGCGCGCGACAAGATGATTATACAGGCCATCGAAGCCTTAGACGACATTGACAAGGTCATAAACCTCCTCGTCTCCAGGCTGAGGGAGTGGTACGGCCTCCACTTCCCTGAGCTGGACGAGATACTGCCCAAGCACGAGCAGTACGTGGCCTTCGTCAAGGAAGTTGGCCCGAGGGAGAACGCCACGGAGGAAAGGCTCAAGAAGCTCGGCCTCCCCGAGGGCAAGATTGGGAAGATACTGAACGCGGCCGAGAAGTCGATGGGAGCACCGCTCGGCAAGTTCGACGCAGACATCATCGTCAAGCTCGCCAGCGAGATAGATGACCTCTACAAGCTCAGGCGCCAGATAGAGGACTACCTTGAGACCGCGATGGACGAGGTCGCCCCGAACCTGAAAGCTTTAGTCGGTGCCAAGCTGGCCGCGAGGCTCCTCAGCCTGGCCGGCGGGTTGAGGGAGCTGGCTATGATGCCTGCCTCCACCATACAGGTCCTTGGAGCCGAGAAGGCCCTCTTTAGGCACCTCAGAACCGGGGCGAAGCCGCCCAAGCACGGTGTCATCTTCCAGTACCCCGCGATAAACCGCTCACCCTGGTGGCAGAGGGGTAAGATCGCGAGAGCTCTGGCCGGAAAGCTCGCCATAGCGGCGCGTGTTGATTACTTCTCCGGCGAATACATAGCCGAGGAGCTGAAGCAGGAGCTCGAGGGCAGGATTCAGGAGATAAAGCAGAAGTACCCGAACCCGCCCAAGAGGAAGGCCAAGCCGGCCAAGAGAAAGAAGGAAAAGGCAAAGGGCAAGAAGAAAGGAAAGGGCGAGAAGGGCAGGAAGTTCGAGAAGAAGGAGAAGATGAAGGGGAAGAAGGACAAAAAGAAAAAGAAGAAGGGTAAGGGCGGCAAGAGGTGA